One part of the Rutidosis leptorrhynchoides isolate AG116_Rl617_1_P2 chromosome 1, CSIRO_AGI_Rlap_v1, whole genome shotgun sequence genome encodes these proteins:
- the LOC139889935 gene encoding aluminum-activated malate transporter 8, producing the protein MAIEQTSSPATTFFTHLKGSTISFLTKIKHVIIDFAMKIKKIGVDDPRRVMHSLKVAFAITLVSMVYYLQPFYNGMGDAGMWAILTVVVVFEYTVGATLSKGMNRGFATLLAGALGIGAESFASLFGIAVKPIVLGSFVFFLVSIATFSRFIPSIKRRYDYGVLIFILTFSLVCVSGYRVEKLIHLAHQRASTIIFGGATCIIISMCVCPVWAGEDLHKLIVTNLEKLAIFLEGFGSEYYKISQSSDKSFLESYKSVLNSKATEESLANFAWWEIGHGKFRFRHPWKQYLKIGVYAQQCAYHIEALNGYLDTKVDAPSEFQKLVQEPCMKMSSEVGKALKELALSMKLMIYPSNSTIHIENCKKAIDELNSTLRSPMAAKWDILETIPVIAAVSILIDIIKCVETISEAIEELSKKAHFKKMKNIAIEKDEKSSFRLHRGGAIKPIDVDDGDENKEGIAVTTNSSDDLGIIVQDHLEHHTSKREIN; encoded by the exons ATGGCCATAGAGCAAACTTCTTCACCCGCAACAACTTTTTTCACTCACCTTAAAGGTTCAACCATATCTTTTCTTACAAAAATTAAACATGTCATCATCGATTTCGCCATGAAAATCAAGAAAATCGGAGTAGATGATCCAAGAAGAGTTATGCACTCACTAAAAGTGGCATTTGCCATCACATTGGTGTCCATGGTTTACTATCTACAACCCTTCTATAACGGAATGGGTGATGCTGGAATGTGGGCCATTTTGACCGTCGTTGTGGTTTTTGAGTACACCGTTG GTGCAACTTTAAGTAAAGGCATGAACAGAGGGTTTGCTACTCTACTTGCTGGTGCATTAGGCATTGGTGCTGAATCGTTTGCTAGCTTATTCGGGATCGCTGTTAAACCAATTGTTCTAGGTTCCTTTGTCTTCTTCTTAG TTTCTATTGCCACCTTTTCAAGATTCATTCCCAGCATTAAGCGAAGATACGATTATGGTGTTCTGATCTTTATTTTGACATTTAGCCTAGTATGTGTATCGGGTTATCGAGTCGAAAAACTCATACACTTGGCTCATCAACGAGCATCGACAATTATTTTCGGAGGTGCAACATGTATTATCATTTCCATGTGTGTTTGCCCTGTATGGGCTGGTGAAGATCTTCATAAACTCATTGTTACTAATTTGGAAAAGCTTGCAATCTTCCTTGAAG GATTTGGGAGTGAATACTACAAAATTTCTCAAAGTAGTGACAAATCATTTCTTGAGTCCTATAAAAGTGTCTTAAATTCTAAAGCCACTGAAGAATCACTG GCAAATTTTGCATGGTGGGAAATAGGGCATGGAAAATTCAGATTTCGTCATCCATGGAAGCAATACTTGAAAATCGGCGTTTACGCACAACAATGTGCATACCATATCGAAGCTCTCAATGGATATCTCGATACGAAAGTTGAT GCACCCTCAGAGTTTCAAAAATTAGTTCAAGAACCATGCATGAAAATGAGTTCAGAAGTAGGAAAAGCTCTAAAGGAACTAGCGTTATCAATGAAGCTAATGATTTATCCAtctaattcaacaattcatattgaAAATTGCAAAAAGGCAATAGACGAACTTAATTCCACGTTACGATCTCCAATGGCAGCAAAATGGGACATCCTAGAAACCATACCAGTTATTGCAGCTGTTTCTATACTAATTGACATCATCAAATGTGTTGAAACGATATCTGAGGCTATTGAAGAGCTTTCAAAAAAAGCACATTTTAAGAAAATGAAAAACATAGCAATAGAAAAGGATGAAAAATCGAGTTTTCGTCTTCATCGGGGTGGAGCTATAAAACcaattgatgttgatgatggtgatgaaaaCAAAGAAGGAATTGCAGTtactacaaactcatcagatgatCTTGGTATTATAGTACAAGATCACTTGGAGCATCATACAAGTAAAAGagagattaattaa